Proteins from one Rhineura floridana isolate rRhiFlo1 chromosome 16, rRhiFlo1.hap2, whole genome shotgun sequence genomic window:
- the PLP1 gene encoding myelin proteolipid protein isoform X3, giving the protein MGLLECCARCLVGAPFASLVATGLCFLGVALFCGCGHEALTGTEHLIETYFSKNYQEYAYLVDVIHDFQYAIYGIAGFFFLFGALLLAEGFYTTGAVRQIFGDYKTTICGKGLSATVTGGHKGRGSRGHRQAHSLELVCHCLGKWLGHPDKFVGITYVLAIVWLLVLACSAVPVYIYFNTWTTCNSIANPTKTVAGIGNLCTDARMYGVLPWNASPGKVCGQSLLSICKTTEFQMTFHLFIAAFVGAAVTLVALLTFIIAATYNFAVLRLMGRGTKF; this is encoded by the exons GTTTGCTAGAGTGCTGTGCCAGATGTCTTGTGGGGGCACCCTTTGCCTCCCTGGTAGCCACTGGGCTGTGCTTCTTGGGGGTAGCACTCTTTTGTGGCTGTGGGCATGAAGCGCTCACTGGCACGGAGCACCTGATTGAGACTTACTTCTCCAAAAACTATCAGGAATATGCGTATCTGGTGGATGT GATCCACGACTTCCAATACGCCATTTACGGGATTGctggtttcttcttcctctttggaGCCCTCCTGCTGGCCGAAGGCTTTTACACCACCGGCGCTGTCAGGCAGATCTTTGGCGACTACAAGACCACCATCTGTGGCAAGGGCCTCAGCGCTACGGTAACAGGGGGCCACAAGGGGAGGGGTTCCAGAGGACACCGTCAAGCTCACTCTTTGGAGCTGGTGTGTCACTGTTTGGGCAAATGGCTAGGACATCCTGACAAG TTTGTGGGCATCACCTATGTCTTGGCTATCGTCTGGCTCCTGGTTTTGGCCTGCTCTGCAGTTCCTGTCTACATCTACTTCAACACCTGGACAACATGCAACTCCATTGCGAACCCCACCAAGACCGTAGCTGGGATTGGCAACCTCTGCACTGATGCCAGGATGTACG GTGTCCTGCCGTGGAACGCATCCCCAGGAAAAGTGTGTGGCCAAAGTCTTCTTTCCATCTGCAAGACAACAGAG TTCCAGATGACTTTCCACCTGTTCATTGCTGCATTTGTTGGAGCTGCCGTCACACTGGTGGCCCTG CTCACATTCATCATTGCAGCCACCTACAACTTTGCAGTCCTCAGACTGATGGGCCGAGGCACAAAGTTCTAA
- the PLP1 gene encoding myelin proteolipid protein isoform X1 yields the protein MDNVSDVPEPKPQSQTPPQTSGPQNPNLDPVPQQSSPGLLECCARCLVGAPFASLVATGLCFLGVALFCGCGHEALTGTEHLIETYFSKNYQEYAYLVDVIHDFQYAIYGIAGFFFLFGALLLAEGFYTTGAVRQIFGDYKTTICGKGLSATVTGGHKGRGSRGHRQAHSLELVCHCLGKWLGHPDKFVGITYVLAIVWLLVLACSAVPVYIYFNTWTTCNSIANPTKTVAGIGNLCTDARMYGVLPWNASPGKVCGQSLLSICKTTEFQMTFHLFIAAFVGAAVTLVALLTFIIAATYNFAVLRLMGRGTKF from the exons ATAATGTTAGTGATGTGCCTGAACCAAAACCCCAGAGCCAAACACCTCCACAAACTTCGGGTCCTCAGAATCCAAACCTGGATCCAGTTCCACAACAGAGTTCTCCAG GTTTGCTAGAGTGCTGTGCCAGATGTCTTGTGGGGGCACCCTTTGCCTCCCTGGTAGCCACTGGGCTGTGCTTCTTGGGGGTAGCACTCTTTTGTGGCTGTGGGCATGAAGCGCTCACTGGCACGGAGCACCTGATTGAGACTTACTTCTCCAAAAACTATCAGGAATATGCGTATCTGGTGGATGT GATCCACGACTTCCAATACGCCATTTACGGGATTGctggtttcttcttcctctttggaGCCCTCCTGCTGGCCGAAGGCTTTTACACCACCGGCGCTGTCAGGCAGATCTTTGGCGACTACAAGACCACCATCTGTGGCAAGGGCCTCAGCGCTACGGTAACAGGGGGCCACAAGGGGAGGGGTTCCAGAGGACACCGTCAAGCTCACTCTTTGGAGCTGGTGTGTCACTGTTTGGGCAAATGGCTAGGACATCCTGACAAG TTTGTGGGCATCACCTATGTCTTGGCTATCGTCTGGCTCCTGGTTTTGGCCTGCTCTGCAGTTCCTGTCTACATCTACTTCAACACCTGGACAACATGCAACTCCATTGCGAACCCCACCAAGACCGTAGCTGGGATTGGCAACCTCTGCACTGATGCCAGGATGTACG GTGTCCTGCCGTGGAACGCATCCCCAGGAAAAGTGTGTGGCCAAAGTCTTCTTTCCATCTGCAAGACAACAGAG TTCCAGATGACTTTCCACCTGTTCATTGCTGCATTTGTTGGAGCTGCCGTCACACTGGTGGCCCTG CTCACATTCATCATTGCAGCCACCTACAACTTTGCAGTCCTCAGACTGATGGGCCGAGGCACAAAGTTCTAA
- the PLP1 gene encoding myelin proteolipid protein isoform X2 translates to MDNVSDVPEPKPQSQTPPQTSGPQNPNLDPVPQQSSPGLLECCARCLVGAPFASLVATGLCFLGVALFCGCGHEALTGTEHLIETYFSKNYQEYAYLVDVIHDFQYAIYGIAGFFFLFGALLLAEGFYTTGAVRQIFGDYKTTICGKGLSATFVGITYVLAIVWLLVLACSAVPVYIYFNTWTTCNSIANPTKTVAGIGNLCTDARMYGVLPWNASPGKVCGQSLLSICKTTEFQMTFHLFIAAFVGAAVTLVALLTFIIAATYNFAVLRLMGRGTKF, encoded by the exons ATAATGTTAGTGATGTGCCTGAACCAAAACCCCAGAGCCAAACACCTCCACAAACTTCGGGTCCTCAGAATCCAAACCTGGATCCAGTTCCACAACAGAGTTCTCCAG GTTTGCTAGAGTGCTGTGCCAGATGTCTTGTGGGGGCACCCTTTGCCTCCCTGGTAGCCACTGGGCTGTGCTTCTTGGGGGTAGCACTCTTTTGTGGCTGTGGGCATGAAGCGCTCACTGGCACGGAGCACCTGATTGAGACTTACTTCTCCAAAAACTATCAGGAATATGCGTATCTGGTGGATGT GATCCACGACTTCCAATACGCCATTTACGGGATTGctggtttcttcttcctctttggaGCCCTCCTGCTGGCCGAAGGCTTTTACACCACCGGCGCTGTCAGGCAGATCTTTGGCGACTACAAGACCACCATCTGTGGCAAGGGCCTCAGCGCTACG TTTGTGGGCATCACCTATGTCTTGGCTATCGTCTGGCTCCTGGTTTTGGCCTGCTCTGCAGTTCCTGTCTACATCTACTTCAACACCTGGACAACATGCAACTCCATTGCGAACCCCACCAAGACCGTAGCTGGGATTGGCAACCTCTGCACTGATGCCAGGATGTACG GTGTCCTGCCGTGGAACGCATCCCCAGGAAAAGTGTGTGGCCAAAGTCTTCTTTCCATCTGCAAGACAACAGAG TTCCAGATGACTTTCCACCTGTTCATTGCTGCATTTGTTGGAGCTGCCGTCACACTGGTGGCCCTG CTCACATTCATCATTGCAGCCACCTACAACTTTGCAGTCCTCAGACTGATGGGCCGAGGCACAAAGTTCTAA